Proteins found in one Brachypodium distachyon strain Bd21 chromosome 5, Brachypodium_distachyon_v3.0, whole genome shotgun sequence genomic segment:
- the LOC100821994 gene encoding farnesylcysteine lyase — translation MLPLLLLLPFLQATTAADDICIVGSGISGSSTAFFLTNYTSSALALAGAQLRVFERLDRVGGRLATVTVAGDEFEAGGSIIHPRNLHVRRFADLLGLAAKTGGDDDWLGIWDGARFVFQTLRPAPPGSSWLRRKLYGLLNSLLLLRRYGLSLLKMDSFVQEMLQKFMLYYNGFESRPVFDNVEDMLKWSGLHGLTRRTLEEELIDAGLNHQTISELVTVITRINYGQSVSISGLAGAVSLAGSESGLWAVKGGNWQLAAGLLKTANATLHLQEGIDSISDAGDYYVLKSNKGHEYNCKVTILATPLDEVNITIIPPISIPPRKMQHTYTTFVRGLLNPKFFALSSVSDLPKLIGTMELPDIPFSSISVLKKHNEHDMTYKMFSRAEMDDSLLDQIFSTREETIRIDWPAYPHYQAPENFAPIILDSKHLYYVNSFESAASAMETGAVAAENVARLVISRLTLGLRAGLSSSEGTAGSPPHIKSFAGEEGSQRVEL, via the exons ATGCTgcccctcctccttctcctccccttcctccaagccaccaccgccgccgacgacatCTGCATCGTGGGCAGCGGCATCTCGGGCTCCTCCAccgccttcttcctcaccaactacacctcctccgccctcgccctcgccgggGCCCAGCTCCGGGTCTTCGAGCGCCTCGACAGGgtcggcggccgcctcgccacTGTCACCGTCGCGGGAGACGAGTTCGAGGCCGGCGGCTCCATCATCCACCCACGCAACCTCCACGTGCGCCGCTTCGCCGACCTCCTGGGCCTCGCCGCCaagaccggcggcgacgacgactgGCTCGGGATCTGGGACGGCGCCCGCTTCGTCTTCCAGAcgctccgccccgcgccgcccggaaGCTCCTGGCTGCGCCGCAAGCTGTACGGCCTCCTCaactcgctgctgctgctcaggcGCTATGGCCTCTCGCTGCTCAAGATGGACAGCTTTGTGCAG GAAATGTTGCAAAAATTTATGCTCTACTACAATGGATTCGAGTCCCGGCCTGTGTTTGACAATGTCGAGGACATGCTCAAATGGTCAGGCCTGCATGGGCTCACACGCAGGACCCTAGAGGAGGAGCTGATTGATGCCGGGCTGAATCATCAAACTATATCAGAGCTTGTCACT GTGATAACAAGGATAAACTATGGACAAAGCGTGAGTATAAGTGGCCTCGCGGGCGCTGTGTCTTTAGCTGGCTCCGAGTCTGGATTGTGGGCTGTCAAAGGAGGCAACTGGCAGCTAGCTGCTGGGTTGCTTAAGACTGCTAACGCCACCTTGCATCTCCAAGAAGGCATAGATTCAATTTCTGATGCGGGGGATtattatgttctgaaatccAATAAAGGGCATGAATATAACTGTAAGGTGACGATTCTTGCAACACCACTTGACGAGGTGAACATTACCATTATCCCTCCAATCTCCATTCCACCGAGAAAGATGCAACACACCTATACAACCTTTGTCAGGGGCCTCTTGAACCCT AAATTCTTTGCTCTGAGCTCAGTGTCTGATCTTCCGAAGCTGATAGGAACCATGGAGCTCCCTGATATCCCTTTCTCAAGCATCTCAGTTCTGAAAAAGCACAATGAACATGACATGACTTACAAGATGTTCTCACGTGCGGAGATGGATGACAGTTTGCTGGATCAGATCTTTAG CACACGGGAAGAGACCATTCGGATAGACTGGCCTGCTTATCCACACTACCAGGCCCCAGAAAATTTTGCGCCGATAATACTGGACAGTAAGCACCTGTACTACGTGAATAGCTTTGAGAGCGCCGCTAGCGCCATGGAGACGGGCGCTGTTGCGGCAGAAAACGTGGCGAGGCTCGTCATCTCGAGGCTGACCCTTGGCCTACGAGCTGGTCTCTCGTCATCGGAAGGCACTGCTGGCAGTCCGCCTCATATCAAGTCGTTCGCCGGTGAGGAAGGATCCCAGCGTGTAGAGCTGTGA